In candidate division KSB1 bacterium, the following proteins share a genomic window:
- a CDS encoding T9SS type A sorting domain-containing protein: protein MENFLVQHADGSFSTVDFAAAPADTAKLTASEAWAALASAEFLLPAEAESLLVVYVIAGEKAISLSDGKAPLALTFEVETIGDATLTKASQALALSSDEAFNQAGVLLGVSTEGLRQEARVILRVYPSHQKSDAEVVASLGHVYDLSNSTESASLKSLAARAGQVPASLVLEQNFPNPFNPETSIRYNLPEAAVVTLVIYDQLGRKVRTLVNQTAQPAGYHRAGWDGRDEAGRPVATGIYLYKITAGRHTQVRKMVLQK, encoded by the coding sequence ATGGAAAATTTTCTGGTGCAGCATGCGGACGGCAGCTTTTCGACAGTCGACTTTGCGGCCGCGCCTGCGGATACGGCGAAATTGACCGCCAGCGAGGCTTGGGCAGCGTTGGCTTCGGCGGAATTCCTCTTGCCGGCAGAGGCGGAAAGTCTGCTGGTGGTTTATGTCATTGCCGGCGAGAAGGCGATAAGCTTGTCTGACGGCAAAGCACCGCTGGCGCTCACGTTTGAAGTCGAAACCATTGGCGACGCAACGCTGACCAAAGCGTCACAAGCTCTGGCGTTGTCTTCCGACGAGGCCTTCAATCAGGCCGGCGTATTGCTGGGCGTAAGCACCGAGGGTTTGCGCCAGGAGGCAAGAGTGATTTTAAGAGTTTACCCGAGTCATCAAAAAAGCGATGCAGAGGTGGTGGCGAGCTTGGGACATGTTTATGATCTCAGCAACAGCACGGAAAGCGCGTCACTCAAATCGCTGGCGGCGCGCGCAGGGCAGGTGCCGGCGAGTTTGGTGTTGGAGCAGAACTTCCCCAACCCCTTCAATCCCGAAACCAGCATTCGCTACAACCTGCCCGAAGCCGCGGTGGTGACGCTGGTGATCTATGACCAGCTCGGCCGCAAGGTGCGCACCCTGGTGAATCAGACAGCGCAACCGGCGGGCTATCACCGCGCGGGGTGGGATGGCCGCGATGAGGCCGGCCGGCCGGTGGCCACCGGCATCTACCTGTACAAAATCACCGCCGGCCGGCACACTCAGGTGCGCAAGATGGTTTTGCAAAAGTAA